The Bos indicus x Bos taurus breed Angus x Brahman F1 hybrid chromosome 21, Bos_hybrid_MaternalHap_v2.0, whole genome shotgun sequence genomic interval ACCAGGCCTCACTGCCTCCCTGCCTCGCTGACCTCATGTGGGACGTGCTCCCGCCTGGGGCTGGGGCGCGGATGCCGCATTCCTCCAGTGGGGACCCCGTGCCGGCCAGGCCCACTGTCCCGACTCGCGCGAGGCTGCCCCTGCCCTGTAATTAGCGCTGCTCAGAGGCCCGCTCCGCCCGCCTCCCCAGGTGAAGGTCATGCTGCGGATCTGGCCTGAGCAGGGGGCCCAGCGCTCGGCCGAGTCCACGTCCTTTCTCAAGGTGGACCCTCGCAAGAAGCAGGTGACCCTCTATGACCCGGCCACCAGGCCCCCGGGCAGCACGGGCCCCCGACGTGCCCCTACAGCTGCCGTCCCCAAGATGTTCGCCTTCGACGCGGTCTTCCCCCAGGACTCGGAGCAGGTGAGGTGGCGGGGTGGCCTTGGGTGGGGCGGGTTGGCAGCGCAGGACGATGGGAGATGGTCAGACCTGCACCCCTTCTCGTGCAGGGTGGGCAGGAGATGATGAGAGGAGGCCCGGGTGCAGGGGCTTGGGTGCGGCTGGCAGACCGTCTGTGTTTCCCCTTCCCCGCTGGCCTCCCCACTCTCATGTGTACCCACTAGCTCCTGGGCTGCTTCTCAGGCCGTTTCCAGAGCCCGCCCTCCGAAGCTGTCCGTGCAGAGCCTGTTTTCCCCGGGATGCTCCTCTGTGTGTCCTGTGCGTGCCGTGATCATGTGTGTCGTGTGGTGTGTGTCCGCTGTGATCACACGTGTGCTGTGATGTGTGCCTGCCATGATCACATGtgcggtgtgtgtgtgctctctgTGATCACACGTGTGGTGTGGTGCGGTGTGGTGTGTACTCTCTGTGAACACGTCTGTGGTGTGGTATGTGCCCGCCATGATCACACATGTGCTGTGATATGTGCCCGCTGTGGTCACGTGTGCATTGTGGTGTGTGCCCGTCGTGAACACATGTGCTGTGGTGTGTGCCCGCTGTGATCACGCGTGTGCTGTGGTATGTGCCCATTGTGATCACACATGCGGTGTGGTGTGTGCTGTGAACATGTGTGTGGTTTGAAGTGTGTGCTCACTGTGATCATGCATGTGGTGTGATGTGTACCCGCTGTGATCACATGTGTGCTGTGGTGTGTGCCTGCCGTGGTCACGTGTGCAGTGTGGTGTGTGCCTGCCGTGaacatgtgtggtgtgtgtgcccaCTGTGATCACGTGCGTGCTGTGGTATGTGCCCATCGTGATCACACGTGTGGTGTGGTGTGTACCCGGTGTGATCACACGTGTGCTGTGGTGTGTGCCCGCTGTGATCACacgtgtggtgtggtgtgtgccCATCGTGATCACACGTGTGCTGTGGTGTGTGCTCTCTGTGaacatgtgtgtggtgtgtgtgctcactgTGATCACGCGTGTGGTGTGCCATGTGCCCGGTGTGGCCACAGTGGCAGTGTGACTTCTGTGTGTGCACACTGTGTGCCTGTCAGCTGTGTCTGTCGGCTCACGCTGcgaatgtatgtgtgtttgtgtccgGTCCGTGTGTGTTGTGTGTCCACGTGGAGATCTCTGTGTCCTTGGTCCTGGTGACCTCCCGGCCACCTCGTGGACTCACTGTCCATGTGTGATGCGATggaagaggcaggaggcagggtggCAGCCTGACTCTGTGCCCCTCCCGCAGGCCGAGGTCTGCTCGGGGACCGTGGCCGACGTGCTCCAGTCGGTGGTGGGTGGGGCTGATGGCTGCATTTTCTCCTTTGGCCACGCAAGCCTCGGTAAGTGCCCCTGACCACCCGCTCTGCGATCTCTGAAGGCCatttcgggggtggggggggcggggctgggcctGTCCCCTGCGGGCAGTGGGAGAGGAAACCCAGACTACAGGCCTGGACATCAGGTGCCCAGTGGAGCAGGTGAGAGCGGGCCTCCAGGGTGCCGGCCCGGCTAGCTCTGAGGACCCATCCACCGGCCCACAGGCAAGTCCTACACCATGATCGGGAGGGACAGCTCGCCGCAGAGCCTGGGCGTCGTGCCCTGCGCCATCTCTTGGCTCTTCAGGCTCATGGACGAGCGCAGGGAGAGGACGGGCGCGCGCTTCTCCGTCCGCGTCTCGGCCGTGGAGGTGTGCAGCCGGGGCCAGAGCCTGCGGGACCTGCTGGCCGAGGTGGCCTCCGGCAGCCTGCAGGACACCCAGTCCCCGGGCGTGTACCTGCGGGAGGACCTGGCGTGCGGGGCACAGGTACCCTGACCGCACCGCGGGGCGGGGCTGCGGGCTGGGCGGAGGCGGGGCAGCAGGCTAGGGGGCGGGGCCGTGGACtggggggcggggccgcgggctggggcggaggcggggccgcgggctggggggcggggccgcgggctggggggcggggcgcCGTGGGGACAGCTCGGCCCCAAGTAACTCTGGTGCCTACCCCACTGTCCGTCCATCCGTCCGTCCTCAGCTCCAGAACCAGAGTGAGCTGCGGGCACCCACGGCTGAGAAGGCGGCCTTCTACCTGGACGCGGCACTGGCCGCCCGCGAGGACGCCCGGGGAGGCTCCCACGTGCTCTTCACGCTGCACGTGTACCAGTACCGCGTGGAGAAGTGCGGCAGAGGCGGAAGTAGGTGGCCGCGTGCCTGCGTCGTGGGGTCGGGCGCCCTGGGTCTGGGGGCCCTGGGGCTGAGCCTTCACCTCCCACCCTGTGGTTTCAGTGTCTGGAGGCCGCAGCCGCCTGCACCTCATTGACCTGGGCAGCTGTGAAGAGGCCCCCGGGGGCCCCCCATCACTGTCGTTGTCGGCCTTGGGCAGCGTCATCCTGGCGCTGGTTAGCGGAGCCAAGCACGTGCCCTGCAGGTACGTGCGGGCTCCTGGGTGGGCCTGGGGAACTGGCTCAGCCCACGTCAGGCGTGTCCTCTGTGCCCATGGTCCCTGATCCCTCTGTCCTTTCTTCCTCATTGTGTGACCGGCTTTGCTACCCAAGGACTGGCAGGGAGTCCTGCTGCCCAGGGCCCGGGGGGCAGAGGTGGGTGTCAGACCCGACCCCAGGGCCCCAGGCACGGCCCATGTCCAGCTAgaggccctcctccctccctccagccctgtaGCAGCCCCCAAGCCCAGTGGTCCCCCGGCACCCCTCCCAGGCCCTCTGCCTCTGAGCCTCACCCCCCCGGCCCCCAGGGAGCACAGGCTTACTGCACTGCTGCGGGAGACCCTGGCCACCGCCAACTGCCGCACCACCATGATTGCCCACGTGTCCGATGCTCCAGCCCGCCACGCTGAGACGCTCAGCACCGTGCAGCTGGCTGCCCGTGTCCACCGCCTGCGCAGGAAGAAGGTCAAGGTTGGTTTCGCCTCCTGGGCCCCTGCCTGCATGGCGGTGATGCTGGCGCTCCTCCTGCCCAAGAGGAGGCCGGGTCCGTGCCCATGGTCGCCCCCAGGAGAACTGGAGCGGCTCATGTTGGGGGCTGTGGTGGCCTGGTCTCTGTTTACCTGGCCCCGGGGAGGCATGTGGCCAGGGCAGCCTACTGGACCACCGTGGCCTGTACCCTCCCAGGTCTGGTCCTACAGGGCACGCCCTGGGGCCCTCACTGGGTCTGGAGGATGGAGTTGGGGTGCCCTGAGGCCCGGGCCCTGGGTCTGAATCCTGGGTTTACAGTTGACGCTGTGTGTGCCTAGGGCGTATCCTCGCCTCCCTGCGACTCAGCTTACCACTTTCTGGGATGTTGCTGAGGAGGTCCGGTTGTGTTGGGGACCTGAGACCTTGCTGGGGGCAGGGACAAGTCTGGTGGCCACGCCATCACTTCTGTCCCTTGAGTGTGGCGCGTGCGGCTGGGGGTgctgggggagaggggcaggagggACGACGCTCAGGGGGGCCCTGCTGTGTCCCCAGTACGCATCCAGCTCCTCCGGTGGGGACAGCTCATGTGAGGAAGGCCGTGCCCGTCGCCCCCCGCACCTGCGCCCCTTCCATCCACGCGCCGTGGCCCCGGACCCCGACCACCTGGCCGCCAGCTCTCCCGGCGACCCCGACTACTCCTCAAGCAGTGAGCAGTCCTGTGACACGGTCATCTACGTGGGGCCTGGCGGGACGGCGCTGTCGGACCGTGAGCTCACGGACAGCGAGGGCCCGCCTGACTTCGTGCCCATCATCCCCGCGCTGagccgcccccgccccaccccgggcCCGCGGGAGGCCGACCACTTCCGCTGCAGCACCTTCGCGGAGCTGCAGGAGCGGCTGGGCTGCATTCCCGGCACCGAGGGCCACCCTGGGGCCCAGGCCGGCCCAGCCCGCACGGGCAGGAAGCCCTCGCCGCCTGAGGCCGCGGCCCCCAGGACGCCCGTGGGCGCTCCACTGGCTGCCAGCACGCCTCGCGGCAGCCCCAGCCCAGACACTCATCGGGGTGCCCCGGAGCCCCCCAAGGCCAACGCTGACCAGAGAGAGGAGGGCACCACCAGGCCTGAGCTGCCCACTCTGCCAGATAAGACCACGTCGGGTGGAGGCGGGAGGCCGCTGCCCAACCCGGCCCCACCCCCGCCTTGGCAGCCGGAAGCTGGCGGGGCCTCTGAGGAGCTTGGCGGGGGTGACGGGGGTGCGATACGGACGCCCCCTGTGGGCAGGAGCGGGCAGGCCGAGCGCCCCTGCCCGCCTGCACGCGGCCACCGGCTGGAGCGGGGCCTGCTGACCACCACAGTAACCCTGCAGCAGCCCGTGGAGCTGAACGGGGAGGACGAGCTGGTGTTCACGCTGGTGGAAGAGCTGTCGCTGGGGGGCCTCGCCGGCCCCGGGCGCCCCTCCAGCCTGGCCAGCCTCGGCAGTGACTGCTCCCTGCAGGCCCTGGCCTCGGGCTCGAGGCCAGTGAGCATCATCAGCAGCATCAATGACGAGTTCGACGCATACACCTCACCACCCCCCGGCGGGGCCCTGGACGGGGCGGCCTGGGCGGGCGGCAGCCAGAGCTCGTCTGGCAGCTCCTGGCTCAGCGAGGTCAGCATGTGCACGGCGGACAGCCTTGGCCCCATGCCAGCGGGCCCCCCGGACCCCGTCGGCTCTGAGGTGCCGGCAGGGCCCCCCttgctgggctcctccatcctggACGGTGGGTCTCCGGAGGACAGTGGCCTTCAGCGCTCAGAGCATGGCAGATTGGACAGTCCCTTGCCCGCCCGGGGTCCTTGTCCCGCGGAGGAGGCTGTGGCAGCCCCCGGCCGACCCGGCCAGGAGCCATCTGCTGTGTTGCCCCGGGGGCCGGCCTCCGCACAGACCCTCCACTCCAGCCTGCCCCGCACACCGAGGACTACCTCCACGGCCGGTCGCGTGGGCTGCCCCCGCCTGGCTGCGGGCCCACCTGGCCCCGGAGGCCTCTTCGAGGACCCTTGGCTGCTCCGGGCTGATGACTGTGGCCCGCCACCCCTGGCTTCAGCCGGcagggcccccagcccagccccgacGCTGGCTTGTGGCCGCAGGGTGGTGGATGGCTGTGAGGTGGGCCGTGTGGCCCACAGGCCAGAAGTCGTGGCCCCGATCCCACCCCTGCGGAGGGGGGCCACCACGCTGGGGGTGAGCACGCCCTCCGCCTCCTTTGGGGATGCACCGGCGGAGGCAGCGGCTTGCCTGGGCAGCCCCAAGGCCACCCCCGCCAGCAAGAAGAGCGCAGCTCCCAAGGGGGGCTTCTGTGCGAGGCCTGGCGGTGTGGCCCCCCCAGCGCCCCCCGTGCGCAAATCCAGTCTGGAGCACAAGACCGGCCCCGGGCCGTCCTCTCCGCAGGCCGGAAGCCCGGCTTGGCCCGGGTCTGCTGCCTTCCTCCGAGGGGACGGGGAGGCCAGGCCTGGTGGCCGGGCTGACCACTCCATCCCCAGGGCCACGTCCAGCCTGAAGGCCCGGACTGGCAAGGCAGAGACAGCGTGCCGACCTGCCACCCATGGATCTCTGGAGCGCTGTGagggcctggcacatggcagcagcaaggccagggaagcccccggccGGCCTGCCCGCGCTGTGCCCCGGCTGGGTGTCCCACCCACCAGCCCCACGCCTGGGCCCGTGCCTGCCTGTAGGAGCAGCCCCGCCAAGGGCGCGGGGGCCCCCAAGCCCCCCAGCAGCGGGACCAAGGGCCGCAGTGTAGTGGCTGGCGGGCCCCGGGCCCTGGGCTCTTCGGCGAAGCCACTGGCCCCCACGGTGGGGAAGGCCCCTTGCGGCCCCGTGACGGGCCCCAGGGCAGCCCCGCGGGTGGCGCCGGGTGTCGGGGCCAAGGCCAGCCGGGGCACCATCATGGGCACCAAGCAGGCGCTCCGGGCCACCCACAGCCGCGTGCACGAGCTGGCGGCTGGGGGCACCCGCGGCCGGGGCGGCCCCTCCTGGGGTTCTGCCGACTCGGACAGCGGCAACGACAGCGGCGTGAACGTTTCGGAGGAGCGGCCACCCGCCAGCCCAGCGCTGCCCTCGCCGTACAGCAAGGTGACGGCGCCCCGGCGGCCTCAGCGCTACAGCAGCGGCCACGGCAGCGACAACAGCAGCGTGCTGAGCGGGGAGCTGCCGCCCGCCATGGGCCGCACGGCGCTCTTCTATCacagcggcggcagcagcggctACGAGAGCGTGCTGCGGGACAGCGAGGCCACGGGCAGCACCTCCTCGGCCCCCGACTCCATGAGCGACAGCGGGGCCGCCTCCCCGGGCGCCCGCTCCCGCAGCCTCAAGTCCCCCAAGAAGAGGGCCACAGGTGGGTGTCCGTCTCGGCCACGGGCCACCCTGCACCGCAGGGCGCCCCCTTGGTGGATCCCAGGTGTAAGCAGCCCCTTGTCGTGGTCCGGGTGTGGGTTGGgaatgaatttccagatgtgaggcagaaggaaagaagaataaagttcaTTAGAGCGggagacgctgttagaacagcaggccagctcaagggagaaccgacGACGAGCAGGGGTCCTTATTCCGCTTTTATACCCAGGATACAGGGAGTGGGATAGGGGTCCTGCGGGTCGtctgctgattggatgaggcatggGTAGGGCAGACACCTCCCTACGGGCcaggaggggagacaggctgTACTGCTCCATTAACAGTGACACCGCCCGGGACGGAAGGGCGATGAGGGTCTGGTATTTCGGTTCCTGCGTTCCCAGACCCTCCTGGGTTTCATCTGCCCTTCCGTCTGTGGGTCACCACACCCTTGACGGGTTCAGACGCAGGCCGAAGGGATAGGCGTGCCCTGCCCTCTGCGGTTTGTAAACGCACCCCGTGTGTGTCCTTCTCTGCCCCCCTGTGCTGCCCCCAGGCTGGTCCCCGTCCTGTCAGAGTGGGCTGGCGAGGGTGGGCCCCCCGAGGTTACCCTGCCGAGGCGTGCGGGGCTGGGAGAGGACGGGGGGCTACCAAGTCCGCTGGCTGTCTGGAAGCCCCATGTCCGTCCCCTGGACCCCCGTCTCTGCGGACCCAGCTAGGGTGGGCTGTTCCTCAGGCTGAGTGTGGCTGGGGGATTTGGGCACTGGTGGACGCTTTCCAGGGCATTGTGAGTGAGGCACGCGCGCTCTGAACCAAGAAGGTGCATGGGAAAGCC includes:
- the KIF26A gene encoding kinesin-like protein KIF26A isoform X1, encoding MALPGPPEPPRGAPRKVPSLLEMGALCLDSEIILGFTSHLLRRRTKVAEGGPAREPLQLLEVSPRKRLTAGPEQDPCGSRPAPEGAGPGAEQGHSAGGGGWCRHCHTKLAELKRQAWKLVSGPGTPLRDPCLSALLLDKLPACRPEAERRCDVCATHLTQLTQEALQLLQAPASREDPNAPHGGPSLAPPGPSTVPSPRDGPAPAGPAGRQSGRAGPDRRKGLAWPSGPSVQVSVAPAGLGGALSTVTIQAQQCLEGMWSVSRVNSFLPPTCLAEAAVAAVAVADTVRDGSPPVGSNGASKTWGLVTPTPGTPPGGSTGPSAAASFFLRAAQKLSLASKRKKPPPPPPPAPRRASTYPTDFSGVLQLWPPPAPPCLLRATSKAKDNPSSVGKVKVMLRIWPEQGAQRSAESTSFLKVDPRKKQVTLYDPATRPPGSTGPRRAPTAAVPKMFAFDAVFPQDSEQAEVCSGTVADVLQSVVGGADGCIFSFGHASLGKSYTMIGRDSSPQSLGVVPCAISWLFRLMDERRERTGARFSVRVSAVEVCSRGQSLRDLLAEVASGSLQDTQSPGVYLREDLACGAQLQNQSELRAPTAEKAAFYLDAALAAREDARGGSHVLFTLHVYQYRVEKCGRGGMSGGRSRLHLIDLGSCEEAPGGPPSLSLSALGSVILALVSGAKHVPCREHRLTALLRETLATANCRTTMIAHVSDAPARHAETLSTVQLAARVHRLRRKKVKYASSSSGGDSSCEEGRARRPPHLRPFHPRAVAPDPDHLAASSPGDPDYSSSSEQSCDTVIYVGPGGTALSDRELTDSEGPPDFVPIIPALSRPRPTPGPREADHFRCSTFAELQERLGCIPGTEGHPGAQAGPARTGRKPSPPEAAAPRTPVGAPLAASTPRGSPSPDTHRGAPEPPKANADQREEGTTRPELPTLPDKTTSGGGGRPLPNPAPPPPWQPEAGGASEELGGGDGGAIRTPPVGRSGQAERPCPPARGHRLERGLLTTTVTLQQPVELNGEDELVFTLVEELSLGGLAGPGRPSSLASLGSDCSLQALASGSRPVSIISSINDEFDAYTSPPPGGALDGAAWAGGSQSSSGSSWLSEVSMCTADSLGPMPAGPPDPVGSEVPAGPPLLGSSILDGGSPEDSGLQRSEHGRLDSPLPARGPCPAEEAVAAPGRPGQEPSAVLPRGPASAQTLHSSLPRTPRTTSTAGRVGCPRLAAGPPGPGGLFEDPWLLRADDCGPPPLASAGRAPSPAPTLACGRRVVDGCEVGRVAHRPEVVAPIPPLRRGATTLGVSTPSASFGDAPAEAAACLGSPKATPASKKSAAPKGGFCARPGGVAPPAPPVRKSSLEHKTGPGPSSPQAGSPAWPGSAAFLRGDGEARPGGRADHSIPRATSSLKARTGKAETACRPATHGSLERCEGLAHGSSKAREAPGRPARAVPRLGVPPTSPTPGPVPACRSSPAKGAGAPKPPSSGTKGRSVVAGGPRALGSSAKPLAPTVGKAPCGPVTGPRAAPRVAPGVGAKASRGTIMGTKQALRATHSRVHELAAGGTRGRGGPSWGSADSDSGNDSGVNVSEERPPASPALPSPYSKVTAPRRPQRYSSGHGSDNSSVLSGELPPAMGRTALFYHSGGSSGYESVLRDSEATGSTSSAPDSMSDSGAASPGARSRSLKSPKKRATGLQRRRLIQAPMPDTAALGRKPSLPGQWVDLPPPLAGTLKEPFEIKVYEIDDVERLQRRRVPPREGPAEPSQSLEKGPVCVSARLRLAERRLQRLQEVQAKRELLRGELAETQGRLMLEPGRWLEQFEVDPGLEPESAEYLVALERATAALEQCVNLCKAHVMMVTCFDISAAAPATAPGPQEVDV
- the KIF26A gene encoding kinesin-like protein KIF26A isoform X2, whose product is MGSRGGPLCAAQPAVAEGGPAREPLQLLEVSPRKRLTAGPEQDPCGSRPAPEGAGPGAEQGHSAGGGGWCRHCHTKLAELKRQAWKLVSGPGTPLRDPCLSALLLDKLPACRPEAERRCDVCATHLTQLTQEALQLLQAPASREDPNAPHGGPSLAPPGPSTVPSPRDGPAPAGPAGRQSGRAGPDRRKGLAWPSGPSVQVSVAPAGLGGALSTVTIQAQQCLEGMWSVSRVNSFLPPTCLAEAAVAAVAVADTVRDGSPPVGSNGASKTWGLVTPTPGTPPGGSTGPSAAASFFLRAAQKLSLASKRKKPPPPPPPAPRRASTYPTDFSGVLQLWPPPAPPCLLRATSKAKDNPSSVGKVKVMLRIWPEQGAQRSAESTSFLKVDPRKKQVTLYDPATRPPGSTGPRRAPTAAVPKMFAFDAVFPQDSEQAEVCSGTVADVLQSVVGGADGCIFSFGHASLGKSYTMIGRDSSPQSLGVVPCAISWLFRLMDERRERTGARFSVRVSAVEVCSRGQSLRDLLAEVASGSLQDTQSPGVYLREDLACGAQLQNQSELRAPTAEKAAFYLDAALAAREDARGGSHVLFTLHVYQYRVEKCGRGGMSGGRSRLHLIDLGSCEEAPGGPPSLSLSALGSVILALVSGAKHVPCREHRLTALLRETLATANCRTTMIAHVSDAPARHAETLSTVQLAARVHRLRRKKVKYASSSSGGDSSCEEGRARRPPHLRPFHPRAVAPDPDHLAASSPGDPDYSSSSEQSCDTVIYVGPGGTALSDRELTDSEGPPDFVPIIPALSRPRPTPGPREADHFRCSTFAELQERLGCIPGTEGHPGAQAGPARTGRKPSPPEAAAPRTPVGAPLAASTPRGSPSPDTHRGAPEPPKANADQREEGTTRPELPTLPDKTTSGGGGRPLPNPAPPPPWQPEAGGASEELGGGDGGAIRTPPVGRSGQAERPCPPARGHRLERGLLTTTVTLQQPVELNGEDELVFTLVEELSLGGLAGPGRPSSLASLGSDCSLQALASGSRPVSIISSINDEFDAYTSPPPGGALDGAAWAGGSQSSSGSSWLSEVSMCTADSLGPMPAGPPDPVGSEVPAGPPLLGSSILDGGSPEDSGLQRSEHGRLDSPLPARGPCPAEEAVAAPGRPGQEPSAVLPRGPASAQTLHSSLPRTPRTTSTAGRVGCPRLAAGPPGPGGLFEDPWLLRADDCGPPPLASAGRAPSPAPTLACGRRVVDGCEVGRVAHRPEVVAPIPPLRRGATTLGVSTPSASFGDAPAEAAACLGSPKATPASKKSAAPKGGFCARPGGVAPPAPPVRKSSLEHKTGPGPSSPQAGSPAWPGSAAFLRGDGEARPGGRADHSIPRATSSLKARTGKAETACRPATHGSLERCEGLAHGSSKAREAPGRPARAVPRLGVPPTSPTPGPVPACRSSPAKGAGAPKPPSSGTKGRSVVAGGPRALGSSAKPLAPTVGKAPCGPVTGPRAAPRVAPGVGAKASRGTIMGTKQALRATHSRVHELAAGGTRGRGGPSWGSADSDSGNDSGVNVSEERPPASPALPSPYSKVTAPRRPQRYSSGHGSDNSSVLSGELPPAMGRTALFYHSGGSSGYESVLRDSEATGSTSSAPDSMSDSGAASPGARSRSLKSPKKRATGLQRRRLIQAPMPDTAALGRKPSLPGQWVDLPPPLAGTLKEPFEIKVYEIDDVERLQRRRVPPREGPAEPSQSLEKGPVCVSARLRLAERRLQRLQEVQAKRELLRGELAETQGRLMLEPGRWLEQFEVDPGLEPESAEYLVALERATAALEQCVNLCKAHVMMVTCFDISAAAPATAPGPQEVDV